A window of Mangifera indica cultivar Alphonso chromosome 11, CATAS_Mindica_2.1, whole genome shotgun sequence contains these coding sequences:
- the LOC123229141 gene encoding gibberellin-regulated protein 9-like, whose protein sequence is MKLFFFIVVIALLSLQALAEASLFGYNAGKNFASIKRDDEESDVLAAHKKHYSGKINCSNACSSRCKESSRKKICHRACRACCKTCNCVPPGTSGNTKACPCYASLRTHGNKPKCP, encoded by the exons ATGaaactcttcttcttcattgttGTCATTGCCCTTCTCTCCCTTCAG GCATTGGCAGAGGCTTCATTGTTTGGTTATAATGCAGGGAAAAATTTTGCTAGT ATTAAGAGAGATGATGAAGAGAGTGATGTGTTAGCTGCTCACAAAAAGCATTATTCAGGGAAAATTA ATTGTAGCAACGCATGCTCGAGTAGATGCAAGGAGTCATCAAGAAAGAAGATATGCCATAGAGCATGTCGAGCTTGTTGCAAGACGTGCAATTGTGTTCCTCCTGGTACTTCTGGAAACACGAAAGCTTGTCCATGCTATGCAAGCCTCAGAACCCATGGAAATAAACCCAAGTGCCCTTGA
- the LOC123229989 gene encoding DEAD-box ATP-dependent RNA helicase 42, producing the protein MGKLSRKKRDDDTSSSSSSSSGSDDSDSSPRRRRRHRKERQRGYERSRRERERERERKREKRKNRGREKERSRRKLRREEKRKRDHSSTDDVSRSDSEQESSRMDPEEVVRNILSEFANVASDLKQLLQMIDDGQAVDIRGISERSLSKRLKKLFVSLKLKESGEEVFLRPENACPVLDVVGSIIQSHMESKEQQVDPSVSMEQAHSELPEAENIQVNDDSRLKMPSPRDDSCGPKRRVIGPEMPSAELLAAAAKLTEAQAELREAELEEDTELFVGPPPPAMVAEAESANEAERFEEVTRIMGVDADSPYEVLGANHNTLINNIKKKYWKLSLLVHPDKCPHPQAHQAFIILNKAFKEIQDPEKRKVLDEKIKLKEEQEAFKAELKAMREAAQWRRLQGISMEGDDELLAEVEVKTAPKRDEWMTTLPPERKPGMTMQSTKFSKGTKEGRGDTSVWTDTPSERAQKAKMNYLEAYNAASELASNEQEKKRSSADADLVDKYNKEKRSKSLVQKHQEEALSHSKKKSKQPAQKEEWVGQHPWKPWDREKDLSAGRQNVKLDSENMAQGLTSRFSSGNFQRNFL; encoded by the exons ATGGGTAAGCTAAGCAGGAAGAAGCGCGATGATGACACATCCTCATCGTCTTCCTCTTCGTCTGGCTCCGACGATTCTGATTCTTCTCCTAGAAGGCGGCGGAGACACCGGAAAGAGCGGCAAAGAGGGTATGAGAGGTCGaggagggagagggagagggagagggagaggaagagagagaagagGAAGAATAGGGGGCGTGAAAAGGAGAGAAGCAGAAGAAAATTGAGGAGAGAGGAGAAGAGGAAGAGGGATCATTCGTCGACTGATGACGTGTCGAGGTCGGACTCTGAACAAGAGAGCTCTAGGATGGATCCCGAAGAAGTTGTTCGCAATATATTAAGTGAGTTTGCTAACGTTGCAAGCGATTTGAAACAG CTTCTGCAAATGATTGATGATGGGCAAGCTGTTGACATACGAGGAATATCTGAGAGGTCTTTAAGTAAGCGTTTGAAGAAGTTGTTTGTTTCATTGAAGTTGAAGGAGAGTGGAGAAGAAGTTTTTCTAAGGCCAGAAAATGCTTGTCCTGTTTTGGATGTTGTTGGATCCATCATTCAATCTCATATGGAGTCAAAGGAGCAGCAAGTTGATCCTTCTGTGTCTATGGAACAAGCACATTCAGAATTACCTGAGGCTGAAAATATACAAGTAAACGATGATAGTCGCTTGAAGATGCCAAGTCCAAGGGATGACTCTTGTGGTCCGAAAAGAAG GGTGATTGGCCCTGAAATGCCATCAGCTGAGTTGCTTGCTGCAGCGGCCAAATTAACTGAAGCTCAAGCTGAACTTAG AGAAGCTGAGTTGGAGGAAGATACTGAACTGTTTGTAGGACCACCACCACCTGCAATGGTTGCTGAAGCTGAATCAGCAAATGAGGCGGAGCGTTTTGAAGAG GTCACAAGAATTATGGGAGTTGATGCTGATTCCCCATATGAGGTGCTAGGTGCAAACCACAATACACTGATTAATAACATAAAGAAAAA GTACTGGAAGCTGTCTCTTTTGGTTCACCCAGACAAATGTCCCCATCCTCAAGCGCACCAAGCATTCATTATATTGAATAAAGCTTTTAAAGAAATACAAGATCCAGAAAAG CGTAAAGTGTTGGACGAGAAAATTAAACTCAAGGAAGAACAGGAGGCATTTAAG GCTGAGTTGAAAGCAATGCGTGAAGCTGCTCAGTGGAGAAGATTGCAAG GTATATCAATGGAGGGTGATGATGAGCTCTTGGCAGAAGTCGAAGTTAAAACAGCACCAAAAAGGGATGAATGGATGACAACACTACCGCCTGAGAGAAAA CCTGGCATGACTATGCAATCAACAAAATTCAGCAAGGGCACTAAAGAAGGTCGGGGTGACACCAGTGTCTGGACTGATACCCCTTCTGAGAGAGCCCAGAAAGCTAAGATGAA CTATTTGGAAGCATATAATGCAGCTTCAGAACTTGCTTCAAatgaacaagaaaagaaaaggtcaAGTGCAGATGCAGATTTGGTGGATAAATACAATAAAGAGAAGCGCTCAAAATCATTGGTTCAAAAGCATCAAGAAGAAGCTCTAAGTCATTCAAAGAAAAAGTCCAAACAGCCGGCACAAAAAGAAGAGTGGGTTGGCCAACATCCATGGAAGCCTTGGGATCGTGAGAAGGACCTCTCTGCAGGGAGGCAAAATGTAAAACTTGATTCCGAAAACATGGCTCAGGGTTTAACTTCCCGGTTCTCCTCAGGAAATTTCCAAAGGAACTTCCTCTAG